In a single window of the Rhizobiaceae bacterium genome:
- the nusG gene encoding transcription termination/antitermination protein NusG — MTARWYIVHAYSNFEKKVAEDIEHKARQKGLSEQIEKIVVPTEKVVEVRRGRKIDAERKFFPGYVLLKANLTDAVFSLVKNTPKVTGFLGDSKPVPITEAEAERILNQVQEGVDRPKPSVTFEIGEQVRVSDGPFASFNGFVQEVDQERARLKVEVSIFGRAVPVDLEFGQVEKA; from the coding sequence ATGACTGCTCGCTGGTACATCGTTCACGCCTATTCGAACTTCGAGAAGAAGGTCGCGGAAGATATAGAGCACAAGGCCCGGCAGAAGGGGCTTTCGGAGCAGATCGAGAAGATCGTCGTGCCGACGGAAAAGGTCGTCGAGGTTCGTCGGGGCCGCAAGATCGATGCGGAGCGCAAGTTCTTCCCGGGCTACGTGCTGCTGAAGGCGAACCTGACCGATGCGGTGTTCTCGCTTGTGAAGAACACGCCCAAGGTAACTGGTTTTCTTGGGGATTCCAAGCCGGTGCCGATCACCGAGGCGGAAGCCGAACGCATTCTCAACCAGGTTCAGGAAGGTGTGGACCGGCCAAAGCCGTCCGTTACTTTCGAGATCGGCGAGCAGGTGCGGGTTTCGGACGGTCCGTTCGCTTCCTTCAACGGTTTCGTGCAGGAAGTCGATCAGGAGCGCGCGCGCCTCAAGGTGGAAGTTTCGATTTTTGGCCGGGCTGTCCCGGTCGATCTGGAATTCGGACAGGTCGAGAAGGCCTGA
- the secE gene encoding preprotein translocase subunit SecE, giving the protein MAKTTNPFTFIQQVRAETGKVTWPSRRETLISTVMVLVFSLIAMAFFFVADQAMAKAVEFILGIGR; this is encoded by the coding sequence ATGGCAAAGACGACGAACCCCTTTACCTTCATTCAGCAGGTAAGGGCCGAGACCGGCAAGGTCACCTGGCCATCGCGCCGCGAGACGCTGATCTCGACGGTCATGGTTCTTGTATTCTCGCTGATCGCCATGGCGTTCTTTTTCGTTGCCGACCAGGCCATGGCAAAAGCGGTCGAATTCATTCTGGGCATCGGCCGCTGA
- the rplN gene encoding 50S ribosomal protein L14, whose amino-acid sequence MIQMQTNLDVADNSGARRVMCIKVLGGSKRKYASVGDIIVVSIKEAIPRGRVKKGDVMKAVVVRTAKDIRRPDGSVIRFDKNAAVLVDNKKEPIGTRIFGPVPRELRGKNHMKIISLAPEVL is encoded by the coding sequence ATGATCCAGATGCAAACAAACCTCGACGTCGCTGACAATTCCGGCGCGCGTCGTGTCATGTGCATCAAGGTGCTGGGCGGCTCCAAGCGGAAATACGCTTCGGTCGGCGACATCATCGTCGTTTCGATCAAGGAAGCCATTCCGCGCGGCCGCGTGAAGAAGGGCGATGTGATGAAGGCGGTCGTGGTGCGCACGGCCAAGGACATTCGCCGTCCGGACGGCAGCGTGATCCGTTTCGACAAGAACGCAGCTGTTCTGGTCGACAACAAGAAAGAGCCAATCGGCACGCGTATCTTCGGTCCGGTTCCGCGCGAGCTTCGCGGCAAGAACCACATGAAGATCATCTCGCTCGCGCCTGAAGTGCTGTAA
- the rplR gene encoding 50S ribosomal protein L18, which translates to MAEKASIQKRAQRVRRQIKKVAGDRPRLSVHRSSKHIYAQIIDDAKGHTVASASSLEKDQRGKTGADTGAAALVGKLVAERAVKAGVKDVVFDRGAYIYHGRVKALAEAAREAGLNF; encoded by the coding sequence ATGGCCGAGAAAGCATCGATTCAGAAGCGCGCGCAGCGCGTGCGCCGGCAGATCAAGAAGGTTGCGGGGGATCGCCCGCGCCTTTCCGTGCATCGTTCGTCGAAGCACATCTACGCGCAGATCATTGACGATGCGAAGGGCCACACGGTGGCGTCGGCGTCGTCGCTGGAGAAGGACCAGCGTGGCAAGACCGGTGCGGACACCGGCGCCGCAGCTCTCGTGGGCAAGCTCGTTGCCGAGCGCGCGGTCAAGGCCGGCGTCAAGGACGTGGTGTTCGATCGCGGGGCATACATTTATCACGGTCGCGTCAAGGCGCTGGCCGAGGCAGCCCGTGAGGCCGGCCTGAACTTCTGA
- the rpsE gene encoding 30S ribosomal protein S5, whose translation MAQERREGGRERGRDREERDDGIVDKLVHINRVAKVVKGGKRFGFAALVVVGDQKGRVGFGHGKAREVPEAIRKATESAKRDMIFVPLRSGRTLHHDVEGRWGAGRVLLRAAKPGTGIIAGGPMRAVFETVGMHDVVAKSMGSSNPYNMVRATFDALKSQMHPKDVAAARGIKYSTLQARRGSAVTAEE comes from the coding sequence ATGGCACAAGAACGTCGGGAAGGCGGCCGCGAGCGCGGTCGTGACCGTGAGGAGCGTGACGACGGCATCGTCGACAAGCTCGTACACATCAATCGCGTCGCCAAGGTCGTGAAGGGCGGCAAGCGCTTCGGCTTTGCCGCACTCGTCGTCGTCGGTGACCAGAAGGGCCGGGTCGGCTTCGGTCACGGCAAGGCGCGCGAAGTGCCGGAAGCGATCCGCAAGGCGACCGAGAGCGCCAAGCGCGACATGATCTTCGTTCCGCTGCGTTCGGGTCGTACCCTCCATCACGACGTGGAAGGTCGCTGGGGCGCTGGCCGCGTGCTGCTGCGCGCTGCGAAGCCCGGTACGGGCATCATCGCCGGCGGTCCGATGCGCGCCGTTTTCGAAACGGTCGGCATGCATGACGTGGTTGCGAAGTCGATGGGTTCGTCGAACCCATATAACATGGTTCGCGCCACGTTCGACGCGTTGAAGAGCCAGATGCATCCCAAGGATGTGGCGGCTGCGCGCGGCATCAAGTATTCGACACTTCAGGCTCGCCGCGGCTCCGCCGTGACGGCTGAAGAGTAA
- the rplQ gene encoding 50S ribosomal protein L17, which translates to MRHGFAGRRFARSVSHRKAMFANLAASLIEHEQIVTTLPKAKDLRPIVEKLVTLGKRGDLHARRQVIAQIGNEHLVKRLFETIAPRYAQRNGGYLRIMKAGFRHGDNAPLAVIEFVDRDVSAKGAGDKARVEAEAADEQAEAA; encoded by the coding sequence ATGCGTCACGGATTTGCCGGCCGCCGGTTCGCCCGCAGCGTGAGCCACCGAAAGGCGATGTTCGCCAATCTCGCTGCTTCGCTCATCGAACATGAGCAGATCGTCACCACGCTTCCGAAGGCGAAGGACCTGCGTCCGATCGTCGAGAAGCTTGTCACGCTTGGCAAGCGCGGCGACTTGCACGCCCGGCGGCAGGTTATCGCGCAGATCGGCAACGAGCATCTCGTGAAGCGCCTGTTCGAAACCATCGCGCCGCGCTATGCGCAGCGCAATGGCGGATATCTGCGCATCATGAAGGCGGGCTTCCGCCACGGTGACAACGCCCCGCTCGCGGTGATCGAATTCGTCGACCGCGACGTTTCGGCCAAGGGCGCGGGCGACAAGGCCCGTGTCGAAGCCGAAGCCGCGGATGAACAGGCCGAAGCAGCCTGA
- the rplE gene encoding 50S ribosomal protein L5, whose product MAKAAQSYEPRLKTVYNETIRKAMLEQFKYDNEMQVPRIDKIVLNMGVGEATGDSKKPAVAAEDLALIAGQKAVVTRARKSIAGFKVRENMPIGAKVTLRKERMYEFLDRLVNIALPRVRDFRGLNPKSFDGRGNYAMGIKEHIVFPEINYDKVDQIWGMDIIVCTTAKTDDEARALLKAFNFPFRQ is encoded by the coding sequence ATGGCTAAGGCAGCACAATCATACGAACCGCGCCTGAAGACGGTCTACAACGAGACCATTCGCAAGGCGATGCTCGAACAGTTCAAGTACGACAACGAGATGCAGGTTCCCCGCATCGACAAGATCGTGCTCAACATGGGCGTTGGCGAAGCGACGGGCGACTCCAAGAAGCCGGCCGTTGCGGCCGAGGACTTGGCCCTGATTGCGGGCCAGAAGGCCGTCGTTACCCGTGCGCGCAAGTCGATTGCAGGTTTCAAGGTGCGCGAGAACATGCCGATCGGCGCGAAGGTCACCTTGCGCAAGGAACGGATGTACGAATTCCTTGACCGCTTGGTAAACATCGCTCTGCCGCGTGTCCGCGACTTCCGCGGCCTGAACCCGAAGAGCTTTGATGGTCGCGGCAACTACGCCATGGGTATCAAGGAGCACATCGTGTTCCCGGAGATCAACTACGACAAGGTCGATCAGATCTGGGGCATGGACATCATCGTTTGTACGACCGCCAAGACGGATGACGAGGCCCGGGCACTGCTCAAGGCTTTCAACTTTCCGTTCCGGCAGTAA
- the rplK gene encoding 50S ribosomal protein L11, whose amino-acid sequence MAKKVAGQLKLQVSAGSATPSPPIGPALGQRGINIMEFCKAFNAQTQEMEKGSPIPVVITYYQDKSFTFVMKTPPVSYFLKKAAKLKSGSKEPGKVKAGQIGRDEVRKIAEAKMKDLNANDVDAAMRMVEGSARSMGLEVVG is encoded by the coding sequence ATGGCTAAGAAAGTTGCAGGCCAGCTCAAGCTGCAGGTTTCCGCAGGCTCGGCGACACCGTCGCCGCCGATCGGTCCCGCACTTGGTCAGCGTGGCATCAACATCATGGAATTCTGCAAGGCGTTCAATGCGCAGACGCAGGAAATGGAAAAGGGTTCGCCGATTCCCGTGGTGATCACTTATTATCAGGACAAGTCATTCACCTTCGTGATGAAGACGCCACCGGTGAGCTATTTCCTGAAAAAGGCCGCGAAGCTGAAATCCGGTTCGAAGGAGCCGGGCAAGGTGAAGGCCGGGCAGATCGGTCGCGACGAAGTGCGCAAGATCGCCGAAGCCAAGATGAAGGACCTCAACGCCAACGACGTGGATGCAGCGATGCGCATGGTTGAAGGCTCGGCCCGTTCGATGGGCCTGGAAGTGGTGGGCTGA
- the rpsH gene encoding 30S ribosomal protein S8 yields MSVTDPLGDMLTRIRNAYGRKKSSVSTPASTLRARVLEVLKSEGYIRDFSQTDFGNGKSEIEIELKYFDGKPVVREIARVSKPGRRVYVSAKSIPNVANGLGISILSTPKGVMADHQARDENVGGEILCQVF; encoded by the coding sequence ATGTCTGTTACTGATCCGCTCGGCGATATGCTGACCCGCATCCGCAACGCCTATGGCCGCAAGAAGAGCTCGGTCTCGACGCCGGCTTCGACGTTGCGCGCGCGCGTTCTGGAAGTGTTGAAGTCCGAAGGTTATATCCGCGACTTCAGCCAGACCGATTTCGGCAACGGAAAGTCCGAAATCGAAATCGAGCTGAAATATTTCGACGGCAAGCCGGTCGTGCGCGAGATCGCGCGTGTCTCGAAGCCGGGCCGCCGCGTCTATGTTTCGGCCAAGTCGATTCCGAACGTGGCGAATGGCCTGGGAATTTCGATCCTCTCCACGCCGAAGGGCGTGATGGCGGATCATCAGGCCCGAGACGAGAATGTCGGCGGGGAAATCCTCTGCCAGGTGTTCTGA
- a CDS encoding adenylate kinase: MRLILLGPPGAGKGTQAQRLIEKLGIPQLSTGDMLRAAVKAGTEVGKRAKAVMDAGELVSDEIVNAIVAERIDQSDCAQGFILDGYPRTLQQADAVEEMLAARDLGLDAVIELIVDDKALVGRIVKRAQDAEAAGQPVRKDDNPAVFEERLREYYKKTAPLTGYYYAKRMLRDVDGMQSIDRVTADIEAILASVGNKR, from the coding sequence ATGAGGCTTATTCTGCTTGGCCCGCCGGGGGCGGGAAAGGGGACACAAGCACAGCGCCTGATCGAAAAATTGGGTATCCCGCAGCTTTCCACAGGCGATATGCTGCGCGCGGCCGTGAAGGCCGGAACTGAAGTCGGAAAGCGCGCCAAGGCTGTGATGGATGCCGGCGAACTCGTGTCGGACGAGATCGTCAATGCGATTGTCGCCGAGCGCATCGATCAATCTGACTGCGCGCAGGGTTTCATCCTCGATGGCTATCCGCGCACACTTCAGCAGGCAGATGCGGTCGAAGAGATGCTGGCGGCCCGCGATCTCGGGCTGGATGCCGTGATCGAACTCATCGTCGATGACAAGGCGCTTGTCGGGCGCATCGTGAAACGCGCCCAGGACGCCGAGGCCGCCGGACAGCCGGTTCGCAAAGACGACAATCCCGCCGTGTTTGAAGAGCGTCTGCGCGAATATTACAAGAAGACCGCGCCGCTGACCGGCTACTACTACGCCAAGCGTATGCTGCGCGACGTGGACGGCATGCAATCCATCGATCGGGTGACGGCTGACATTGAAGCCATTCTGGCGTCGGTCGGTAACAAAAGATAG
- the rpsQ gene encoding 30S ribosomal protein S17, protein MPKRVLQGTVVSDKNEKTVVVKVERRFTHPVMKKTVRLSKKYKAHDENNAYKVGDTVFIQESKPISKDKRWVVLSPEQAR, encoded by the coding sequence ATGCCAAAGCGCGTTTTGCAGGGCACTGTCGTCAGCGACAAGAACGAGAAGACGGTAGTCGTCAAGGTCGAGCGTCGCTTCACGCATCCCGTCATGAAGAAGACCGTGCGCCTTTCCAAGAAGTACAAGGCGCACGATGAGAACAATGCCTACAAGGTTGGCGATACGGTGTTCATCCAGGAATCGAAGCCGATTTCGAAGGACAAGCGCTGGGTCGTCCTGAGCCCTGAGCAGGCTCGATAG
- a CDS encoding DNA-directed RNA polymerase subunit alpha: protein MIQKNWQELIKPNKIDFTSKGRTLTTLVAEPLERGFGLTLGNALRRVLLSSLRGAAVTAVQIDGVLHEFSSIPGVREDVTDIVLNIKEIAIRMEGDGPKRMVVRKQGPGAVLAGDIQTVGDVEILNPDHVICTLDDGAEIRMEFTVDTGKGYVPAERNRAEDAPIGLIPVDSLYSPVKKVSYKVENTREGQVLDYDKLTMTIETNGSVSGEDAVAFAARILQDQLGLFVNFEEPQKEVASEAVTELAFNPSLLKKVDELELSVRSANCLKNDNIVYIGDLIQKTEAEMLRTPNFGRKSLNEIKEVLAAMGLHLGMEVPDWPPDNIEDLAKRYEDQY from the coding sequence ATGATCCAGAAAAACTGGCAGGAATTGATAAAGCCCAACAAGATCGACTTCACGTCGAAGGGGCGCACGCTCACAACGCTGGTGGCGGAACCGCTGGAGCGCGGCTTCGGCCTGACGCTCGGCAACGCGTTGCGCCGCGTCTTGCTGTCGTCCTTGCGGGGCGCTGCCGTAACTGCCGTGCAGATCGACGGTGTGTTGCATGAGTTCTCTTCGATCCCGGGCGTTCGCGAGGACGTGACGGATATCGTGCTGAACATCAAAGAGATCGCGATTCGCATGGAAGGCGATGGTCCGAAGCGCATGGTCGTGCGCAAGCAGGGCCCGGGCGCCGTGCTCGCTGGTGACATCCAGACTGTCGGCGATGTCGAGATCCTGAACCCGGACCATGTGATCTGCACGCTCGATGATGGCGCCGAGATCCGCATGGAGTTCACGGTCGATACAGGCAAGGGCTATGTTCCCGCCGAGCGCAATCGCGCCGAGGATGCGCCGATCGGGCTCATTCCGGTAGACAGCCTCTATTCGCCGGTCAAGAAGGTCTCCTACAAGGTCGAGAACACCCGCGAGGGCCAGGTTCTGGACTATGACAAGCTGACCATGACCATTGAGACGAACGGCTCGGTGTCGGGCGAGGATGCGGTGGCGTTCGCGGCGCGCATCCTGCAGGACCAGCTCGGGCTTTTCGTGAATTTCGAGGAGCCGCAGAAGGAAGTCGCTTCCGAAGCCGTCACCGAGCTTGCCTTCAACCCTTCGCTTCTCAAGAAGGTCGACGAGCTGGAGCTTTCGGTGCGTTCGGCCAACTGCCTCAAGAACGATAACATCGTCTATATCGGCGACCTGATCCAGAAGACGGAAGCCGAGATGCTGCGGACGCCGAATTTCGGGCGCAAGTCGCTCAACGAGATCAAGGAAGTGCTCGCGGCTATGGGCCTTCATCTTGGCATGGAAGTGCCGGATTGGCCGCCGGACAACATCGAAGACCTCGCAAAGCGTTACGAAGACCAATATTGA
- the rpmD gene encoding 50S ribosomal protein L30: protein MASKAGKTVTVEQIGSPIRQPKSQRATLVGLGLNKLHRRSTLEDTPSVRGMINSVPHLVRVVDEK, encoded by the coding sequence ATGGCCAGCAAAGCAGGTAAAACCGTAACCGTCGAACAGATCGGCAGCCCGATCCGCCAGCCGAAGAGCCAGCGTGCAACGCTCGTCGGCCTCGGATTGAACAAGCTGCATCGCCGTTCGACGCTCGAGGACACCCCGTCCGTCCGCGGCATGATCAATTCGGTCCCGCATCTCGTCCGCGTCGTGGACGAGAAGTAA
- the rpsM gene encoding 30S ribosomal protein S13 → MARIAGVNIPTNKRVVIALQYIHGIGKKFAQEIIDKVGIPADRRVNQLTDAEVLAIRETIDRDYQVEGDLRRDVSMNIKRLMDLGSYRGLRHRRNLPVRGQRTHTNARARKGPRKAIAGKKK, encoded by the coding sequence ATGGCTCGTATAGCCGGCGTCAACATACCGACCAACAAGCGCGTCGTGATCGCGCTTCAGTACATTCACGGCATTGGCAAGAAGTTCGCGCAGGAAATCATCGACAAGGTGGGCATTCCCGCCGATCGCCGCGTGAACCAGTTGACCGACGCCGAAGTGCTCGCGATCCGCGAGACAATCGACCGCGACTACCAGGTGGAAGGCGACCTGCGCCGCGACGTGTCGATGAATATCAAGCGCCTGATGGATCTGGGCAGCTATCGCGGCCTGCGCCATCGTCGCAACCTGCCGGTCCGCGGCCAGCGCACGCATACCAATGCGCGCGCCCGCAAGGGTCCCCGCAAGGCGATCGCCGGCAAGAAGAAGTAA
- the rplX gene encoding 50S ribosomal protein L24, whose protein sequence is MQKIRKGDQVVVLTGKDKGRSGEVLRVLPKDDKAVVRGVNVVQRHQKQSQTQQGGIVRKEAPVHLSNIAVADPKDGKPTRVGFEVRDGKKVRVAKRSGAVING, encoded by the coding sequence ATGCAAAAGATCCGTAAGGGCGACCAGGTCGTCGTGCTGACCGGCAAGGACAAAGGCCGCAGCGGTGAAGTGCTTCGGGTATTGCCGAAGGACGACAAAGCCGTGGTGCGTGGCGTCAATGTCGTGCAGCGTCACCAGAAGCAGTCCCAGACCCAGCAGGGCGGTATCGTTAGAAAAGAAGCGCCGGTCCACCTGTCGAACATCGCCGTGGCCGATCCGAAGGACGGCAAGCCGACCCGCGTGGGCTTTGAGGTTCGCGACGGCAAGAAGGTGCGTGTCGCCAAGCGCTCGGGAGCAGTGATCAATGGCTAA
- the rpsN gene encoding 30S ribosomal protein S14, producing the protein MAKTSSVEKNNRRRKLVAQNAAKRRALKAIIMDQKQPLEERFQAQLKLAALPRNGSKTRIRNRCEVTGRPRAYYRKLKMSRIALRELGSLGMVPGLVKSSW; encoded by the coding sequence ATGGCAAAGACCAGCTCAGTTGAGAAGAACAATCGCCGTCGCAAGCTTGTGGCGCAGAACGCCGCCAAGCGCCGCGCGTTGAAGGCGATCATCATGGACCAGAAGCAGCCTCTCGAAGAGCGCTTCCAGGCGCAGTTGAAGCTTGCTGCGCTGCCGCGCAATGGCTCCAAGACCCGCATCCGCAACCGTTGCGAAGTGACGGGCCGTCCGCGCGCCTATTATCGCAAGCTGAAAATGTCCCGTATCGCTTTGCGCGAACTCGGCTCGCTGGGCATGGTGCCCGGCCTGGTCAAGTCGAGCTGGTAA
- the rpsK gene encoding 30S ribosomal protein S11, whose amino-acid sequence MAKEATRVRRRERKNISSGVAHVNSSFNNTMITISDAQGNAIAWSSAGAQGFKGSRKSTPFAAQVAAEDVAKKAQEHGMRTLEVEVCGPGSGRESALRALQAAGFTITSIRDVTPIPHNGCRPRKKRRV is encoded by the coding sequence ATGGCCAAGGAAGCCACCCGCGTTCGCCGTCGCGAACGCAAGAACATTTCGTCGGGCGTCGCGCACGTCAATTCGAGCTTCAACAACACGATGATCACGATCAGCGATGCTCAGGGCAACGCGATCGCCTGGTCGTCTGCTGGCGCTCAGGGCTTCAAGGGATCGCGCAAGTCGACTCCGTTCGCGGCACAGGTCGCAGCCGAGGATGTTGCCAAGAAGGCGCAGGAACACGGCATGCGCACGCTGGAAGTGGAAGTCTGCGGCCCGGGCTCGGGTCGTGAGTCGGCGCTTCGTGCGTTGCAGGCGGCGGGCTTCACGATCACGTCGATCCGCGACGTGACGCCGATCCCGCACAATGGCTGCCGTCCGCGCAAGAAGCGCCGCGTCTGA
- the secY gene encoding preprotein translocase subunit SecY, with protein sequence MASAAEQLASNLNFAAFAKAEDLKKRIWFTLGALLVYRLGTYIPLPGINPDAFAHAFQQQSQGVLGVFNAFAGGAVERMAIFALGIMPYISASIIMQLMTSVIPTLEALKKEGEQGRKIINQYTRYGTVLLAMVQAYGISVGLESGQGIVTDPGWFFRLSTVITLTGGTMFLMWLGEQITARGIGNGISLIIFSGIVAGLPHALGQTLELGRTGAMSTGLILGIIALCIVVIGAIVFFERAQRRLLIQYPKRQIGNRMFQGDTSHLPLKLNTAGVIPPIFASSLLLLPATLAGFSNTTTLPGWASTALALLGHGQPLYMLLYAAMIVFFCFFYTAIVFNPKDTADQLKKHSGFIPGYRPGERTAEYIDYVLTRITAVGAIYLVIVCLIPEFLISWAGVPFYLGGTSLLIVVSVTLDTVAQIQGHLIAHQYEGLIKKSKLRGGKRGK encoded by the coding sequence ATGGCATCGGCTGCTGAACAACTTGCTTCCAATCTGAATTTTGCGGCCTTCGCAAAAGCCGAAGACCTCAAGAAGCGTATCTGGTTCACGCTCGGCGCGCTGCTGGTTTATCGTCTCGGCACCTACATCCCGCTGCCGGGCATCAACCCCGACGCATTTGCACACGCATTCCAGCAGCAGAGCCAAGGCGTCCTCGGCGTTTTCAATGCCTTCGCAGGCGGTGCGGTCGAGCGTATGGCGATCTTTGCGCTGGGCATCATGCCGTACATCTCCGCATCGATCATCATGCAGCTCATGACTTCCGTTATTCCGACGCTGGAAGCGTTGAAGAAGGAAGGTGAGCAGGGCCGCAAGATCATCAACCAGTATACGCGCTACGGCACGGTGCTGCTGGCCATGGTGCAGGCCTACGGCATTTCCGTCGGACTAGAATCGGGGCAGGGGATCGTCACCGATCCGGGTTGGTTCTTCCGGCTCTCGACCGTGATCACGCTGACGGGCGGCACGATGTTCCTGATGTGGCTCGGCGAGCAGATCACGGCGCGCGGCATCGGCAACGGCATTTCGCTCATCATCTTCTCCGGTATCGTCGCAGGCCTGCCGCATGCGCTTGGACAGACGCTTGAGCTTGGCCGCACTGGAGCGATGTCCACGGGATTGATTCTCGGCATCATCGCGCTCTGCATTGTGGTGATCGGCGCAATCGTCTTCTTCGAGCGCGCGCAACGGCGCCTGCTGATCCAGTATCCGAAGCGGCAGATCGGCAACCGCATGTTCCAGGGCGATACGTCGCACCTGCCGCTGAAACTGAACACCGCAGGCGTCATTCCGCCGATCTTCGCATCCTCGCTTTTGCTCCTGCCCGCGACGCTCGCTGGCTTTTCGAACACGACCACCCTGCCGGGTTGGGCGAGCACGGCACTGGCGCTGCTCGGGCACGGCCAGCCGCTCTATATGCTGCTCTATGCGGCGATGATCGTATTCTTCTGCTTCTTTTATACCGCCATCGTGTTCAATCCGAAGGACACGGCAGACCAGTTGAAGAAGCATTCCGGCTTCATTCCCGGCTATCGCCCGGGCGAAAGGACCGCCGAATACATAGACTACGTGCTGACGCGCATAACCGCCGTCGGTGCAATCTATCTCGTTATTGTCTGCCTCATCCCGGAGTTTCTGATTTCCTGGGCTGGCGTGCCGTTCTACCTTGGTGGCACTTCGCTTTTGATCGTTGTCAGTGTAACGCTCGACACCGTCGCCCAAATCCAGGGGCACCTCATTGCGCATCAGTATGAGGGCCTCATCAAGAAATCGAAGCTGCGTGGGGGGAAAAGAGGAAAATGA
- the rplF gene encoding 50S ribosomal protein L6, with the protein MSRIGKKPVAVPQGVTANVNGQTVTAKGPRGELKFVVNDEVLVKLEGTEISVEPRDQSKDARSKWGMSRTQIVNILNGVKDGFEKKLEITGVGYRAAMQGKNLQLALGFSHDVIYETPDGITISVPKPTEITVAGIDKQRVGQVAAEIREYRGPEPYKGKGVRYAGERIVRKEGKKK; encoded by the coding sequence ATGTCTCGTATTGGCAAGAAACCCGTCGCGGTTCCCCAGGGCGTCACCGCAAATGTCAACGGCCAGACCGTGACGGCGAAAGGCCCCAGGGGCGAGTTGAAGTTCGTCGTCAACGACGAAGTTCTGGTTAAGCTGGAAGGCACCGAAATCTCGGTCGAACCACGCGACCAGTCGAAGGACGCTCGCTCGAAATGGGGCATGTCGCGGACCCAGATCGTCAATATTCTCAATGGCGTAAAGGACGGCTTTGAGAAGAAGCTGGAGATCACGGGCGTCGGCTATCGCGCAGCGATGCAGGGCAAGAACCTTCAGCTCGCGCTCGGCTTCAGCCATGATGTGATCTACGAGACGCCGGATGGCATCACGATCAGCGTCCCGAAGCCCACGGAGATTACCGTTGCGGGCATCGACAAGCAGCGTGTCGGCCAGGTGGCCGCCGAGATCCGCGAGTATCGCGGTCCCGAACCCTACAAGGGCAAGGGCGTGCGCTATGCTGGCGAGCGCATCGTGCGCAAGGAAGGCAAGAAGAAGTAG
- the rplO gene encoding 50S ribosomal protein L15: MKLNELRDKEGATHSRKRLGRGIGSGSGKTAGRGVKGQKARSGVAINGFEGGQMPLYRRLPKRGFKKPFAKSFNAVSLGRIQTAIDAKKLDAKETVNAEALLKAGVIRRVKDGVRLLGGGELKAKVAFDIAGASKSAVAAVEKAGGSVKLPEPAAVAE; this comes from the coding sequence ATGAAACTGAACGAACTGCGTGACAAGGAAGGGGCAACCCATTCCCGCAAGCGTCTGGGCCGGGGTATTGGATCCGGCTCCGGCAAAACCGCCGGTCGCGGCGTCAAGGGCCAGAAGGCGCGCTCGGGCGTCGCCATCAACGGCTTCGAAGGCGGACAGATGCCGCTCTACCGGCGTCTGCCGAAGCGTGGCTTCAAGAAGCCGTTCGCCAAGTCTTTCAACGCCGTGTCCCTCGGTCGAATCCAGACCGCGATCGACGCCAAAAAGCTCGACGCCAAGGAGACGGTGAACGCCGAAGCGTTGCTCAAGGCCGGCGTCATCCGCCGCGTCAAGGACGGTGTTCGCCTGTTGGGCGGCGGCGAGTTGAAGGCGAAGGTCGCATTCGACATTGCAGGCGCCTCGAAATCCGCTGTCGCGGCGGTTGAAAAAGCGGGCGGCTCGGTGAAATTGCCCGAGCCGGCTGCGGTCGCCGAGTAA